Proteins encoded within one genomic window of Humulus lupulus chromosome 1, drHumLupu1.1, whole genome shotgun sequence:
- the LOC133812874 gene encoding uncharacterized protein LOC133812874 isoform X3, translating into MDLGTNSKPMRYSREEFAKLRNPQYFYSNTYQNDPIYIESEMKNKLFWEQVGKWEGFHVDDFDIPLEHTEVIIVPSTTISSGVKDAAKFALEEYNKDKLEAIKLKRIVKWNKMIVNGMWYFMTLEATNGCFYEAKVYLSPSYHETLSNILEIFRLAKFYPMTTHDS; encoded by the exons ATGGATCTGGGAACCAATTCAAAGCCAATGCGCTATTCTCGAGAG GAATTTGCAAAACTGCGAAATCCACAATATTTTTATAGCAATACTTATCAGAACGATCCTATATATATTGAGAGTGAAATGAAAAACAAACTATTCTGGGAGCAAGTCGGGAAGTGGGAG GGTTTCCATGTTGATGATTTTGATATTCCACTTGAACACACTGAGGTTATTATTGTACCATCAACAACCATATCATCAGGTGTGAAAGATGCAGCAAAATTTGCTCTGGAAGAGTACAACAAAGATAAG CTCGAGGCTATCAAGCTCAAGAGGATTGTGAAATGGAATAAAATGATTGTGAATGGAATGTGGTATTTTATGACATTGGAAGCAACAAATGGGTGTTTTTACGAAGCCAAAGTTTACCTAAGTCCTTCCTACCACGAAACACTTTCCAATATATTGGAAATTTTCAGGCTTGCTAAATTCTATCCCATGACTACTCATGACTCATGA
- the LOC133812873 gene encoding rac-like GTP-binding protein RHO1 — protein sequence MSASRFIKCVTVGDGAVGKTCLLISYTSNTFPTDYVPTVFDNFSANVVVNGSTVNLGLWDTAGQEDYNRLRPLSYRGADVFILAFSLISKASYENVSKKWIPELKHYAPGVPIILVGTKLDLRDDKQFFIDHPGAVPITTAQGEELRKLIGAPAYIECSSKTQQNVKAVFDAAIRVVLQPPKQKKKKSKAQKACSIL from the exons ATGAGCGCTTCGAGGTTCATAAAGTGCGTCACTGTTGGGGATGGAGCTGTGGGAAAGACATGTCTTCTAATCTCCTACACCAGTAATACTTTCCCCACG GATTACGTGCCAACTGTTTTCGACAATTTCAGTGCAAATGTGGTTGTGAATGGAAGCACTGTTAACTTGGGATTATGGGATACAGCCG GACAGGAGGACTATAACAGGTTACGACCCTTGAGTTATCGTGGGGCAGATGTTTTTATACTGGCATTCTCTCTCATTAGCAAAGCTAGCTATGAAAATGTTTCCAAGAAG TGGATTCCAGAATTGAAGCATTATGCACCCGGTGTCCCAATTATTCTTGTTGGAACAAAGCTTG ACCTTCGGGATGATAAGCAGTTCTTTATAGACCATCCTGGTGCCGTGCCAATTACTACAGCTCAG GGGGAGGAACTGCGAAAGCTTATTGGAGCACCTGCTTATATTGAATGCAGTTCAAAGACACAGCAG AATGTGAAAGCAGTCTTTGATGCGGCCATAAGAGTTGTCCTTCAACCGCCGAagcagaagaaaaagaaaagcaaagCACAAAAGGCTTGCTCCATATTGTGA
- the LOC133812864 gene encoding 3-dehydroquinate synthase, chloroplastic, with the protein MASTAHHFCSSLSAKSSLFNPNSNSSDLLLRVQTPNAVSLRSSFVSPSSIELTRGVNSALAATRVKSRSRICASSVQVMDQSLGSTGSKVPTIVEVDLGNRSYPIYIGSGLLDQPELLQRHVHGKKVLVVTNTTVGPLYLDKVVDALTRGNPNVIVESVILPDGEQYKNMETLMKVFDKAIETQLDRKCTFVALGGGVIGDMCGYAAASFLRGVNFIQIPTTVMAQVDSSVGGKTGINHPLGKNLIGAFYQPQCVLIDTDTLNTLPERELASGLAEVIKYGLIRDAEFFEWQEKNMKALLARDPTAMTYAIKRSCENKAEVVSQDEKESGLRATLNLGHTFGHAIETGMGYGEWLHGEAVAAGTVMAVDMSYRLGWIDESLVKRVRNILEQAKLPIAPPEIMTVEMFKSVMAVDKKVADGLLRLILLKGPLGNCVFTGDYDRKALNETLHAFTKS; encoded by the exons ATGGCCTCCACTGCCCACCATTTCTGCTCATCTCTCTCCGCCAAATCTTCCCTCTTCAACCCCAACTCCAACTCCTCCGACTTGCTTCTTCGTGTTCAGACCCCCAACGCCGTCTCGCTTCGCTCCTCCTTTGTTTCCCCGAGTTCGATTGAGTTGACTCGAGGCGTGAACTCGGCTTTGGCCGCCACCCGCGTCAAGTCCAGGTCCAGGATATGTGCCAGCTCCGTGCAGGTTATGGATCAGTCTTTGGGTTCAACGGGCTCCAAAGTCCCTACCATTGTCGAGGTTGATTTGGGTAATCGGAGCTATCCGATTTATATTGGTTCCGGCCTTCTTGACCAACCTGAgcttcttcagag GCATGTTCATGGGAAGAAGGTTCTTGTAGTCACAAACACAACGGTTGGACCATTGTACTTGGACAAAGTTGTCGATGCCTTGACAAGAGGAAACCCAAATGTCATTGTAGAAAGTGTGATTTTACCGGATGGTGAACAGTATAAGAACATG GAAACTCTCATGAAAGTCTTTGACAAGGCTATTGAGACGCAATTGGACCGAAAATGTACATTTGTTGCTCTTGGAGGTGGTGTAATTGGTGATATGTGTGGCTATGCTGCTGCTTCTTTCCTTCGTGGTGTTAATTTCATTCAGATTCCAACTACTGTAATGGCGCAG GTTGATTCTTCGGTTGGGGGAAAAACTGGGATAAACCATCCTTTAGGGAAGAACTTAATTGGCGCATTTTACCAACCTCAATGTGTACTCATAGACACAGACACCCTAAACACATTGCCGGAAAGGGAATTGGCATCGGGCCTTGCAGAGGTCATTAAGTATGGCCTGATTAGGGATGCAGAGTTTTTTGAGTGGCAGGAGAAGAACATGAAGGCATTGCTGGCTAG GGATCCAACTGCAATGACTTATGCTATCAAGCGTTCATGTGAAAACAAGGCTGAGGTTGTGTCCCAGGACGAGAAGGAAAGTGGACTGAGGGCAACATTGAATCTGGGTCATACATTTGGCCAT GCAATAGAAACTGGGATGGGCTATGGAGAGTGGCTCCATGGGGAAGCAGTTGCAGCCGGCACG GTTATGGCTGTCGACATGTCGTACAGACTCGGATGGATAGACGAGTCACTTGTAAAGCGAGTTCGTAACATTCTAGAACAAGCTAAATTACCTATTGCCCCTCCTGAAATCATGACTGTGGAAATGTTCAAGTCTGTAATGGCG GTTGACAAGAAGGTAGCTGATGGACTTCTAAGACTCATTCTTCTAAAAGGTCCTCTAGGCAACTGTGTTTTCACAGGTGATTATGATAGAAAAGCACTCAATGAAACACTCCATGCGTTTACCAAGTCATGA
- the LOC133812865 gene encoding cell cycle checkpoint protein RAD17 isoform X1, whose protein sequence is MGKKRNTVVVLSSDDERDRSTSSSRPPRTRSNSKLSSTVPRANPARSKKPRLSDSSAFLFKDTSNWAEIKGFCEDFDDTPTGFKVSDGSGESNQKELWVDKYKPHSLEELAVHKRKIEEVKLWFEERLGSSKDENNSKVIVITGQAGVGKSATVHAIACHFGARLCEWNTPTPIIWQEHLHNSSTGLRYMSKLDEFEYFVERVRKYGLIPPTDNMESKESVILLIDDLPVTNGKVAFGRLRNSLYLLVRSIQIPTAILVTNYGEADSGDHTTQYLEELQLSLENAGACKVAFNPITHNSTKKILSRICRLEQCKVSVDQIDLIAKASGGDIRHAITSLQFFCVKPSLMRPLSSPNHPTSSREKLNEINIMDEGFSLEFGRDETLSLFHALGKFLHNKRETENVVELVGDEFSVQERLARLPLKLDAPEKILCQAHGQARPIADFLNENVLDFLSDDAIDDAWTVASYLGDVDLLLGTFRGMLARRNEAENVLQSAAASVAVRGVLFGNHHPVPSRWHAIRRPKLWQVEQLSLSNKKEMVKRRYDTCCGMSSSDFSVIATEYTPVFKWLGSDTHESLDQRIDMMSLDDQESVVSEDEIEDW, encoded by the exons ATGGGGAAGAAGAGGAACACGGTTGTGGTTCTGTCATCGGATGACGAACGTGATCGTTCAACGAGCTCGAGTCGTCCGCCGCGTACCAGGTCCAACTCCAAATTGAGCTCCACGGTTCCTCGTGCAAACCCTGCACGATCGAAGAAGCCTCGTCTTTCGGATTCTAGCGCTTTCCTGTTTAAAGATACTAGTAATTGGGCTGAG ATCAAAGGGTTTTGTGAAGATTTTGATGACACTCCTACTGGGTTCAAGGTATCTGATG GTTCTGGAGAAAGCAACCAGAAAGAGTTATGGGTAGATAAATACAAACCTCATTCCCTTGAAGAGTTAGCTGTTCATAAAAGGAAG ATTGAAGAAGTAAAATTGTGGTTTGAAGAAAGATTAGGTTCTTCAAAG GATGAAAACAATAGTAAGGTTATTGTCATCACTGGACAAGCTGGAGTAGGAAAATCG GCAACTGTTCATGCGATAGCATGTCACTTTGGAGCCAGATTGTGTGAGTGGAACACGCCTACACCAATAATTTGGCAAGAACATCTACATAACTCCAGTACAG GGTTGCGTTACATGTCAAAATTGGATGAGTTTGAATACTTTGTGGAGAGAGTAAGGAAGTATGGATTGATACCTCCAACTGATAATATGGAGTCAAAAGAATCAGTCATTCTCTTAATCGATGATCTTCCTGTCACAAATGGTAAAGTAGCTTTTGGAAGACTTAGAAACAGTCTCTATCTTCTTGTGCGTTCAATTCAGATACCTACTGCCATATTAGTCACCAATTATGGCGAAGCTGATTCAGGAGACCACACAACACAATACCTGGAAGAACTTCAATTATCTCTTGAAAATGCTGGGGCTTGTAAG GTTGCTTTCAATCCTATTACACATAATTCAACCAAGAAGATTCTTTCGAGAATATGCAGACTAGAGCAGTGTAAAGTGTCTGTGGACCAGATTGATCTCATAGCAAAAGCAAGTGGAGGCGACATCAGACATGCAATTACTTCTTTACAGTTTTTCTGTGTGAAACCAAGTCTAATGCGTCCATTATCTTCACCAAACCATCCTACAAGCTCGAGAGAAAAACTTAATGAGATAAATATCATGGATGAGGGATTTTCTCTAGAATTTGGCAGAGATGAGACACTTTCTCTATTTCATGCATTGGGAAAGTTTCTGCATAACAAAAGAGAAACTGAAAATGTCGTGGAATTGG TTGGAGATGAGTTTTCTGTACAAGAGAGATTGGCTAGATTACCACTAAAATTGGATGCTCCAGAAAAGATTCTCTGTCAAGCTCACGGGCAAGCTAGGCCTATTGCCGACtttcttaatgaaaatg TTCTAGATTTCCTGAGCGATGATGCAATTGATGATGCATGGACCGTGGCTTCGTATTTAGGAGATGTTGATTTGCTTCTAGGTACTTTTCGTGGAATGCTTGCCAGACGCAATGAGGCGGAGAATGTTCTGCAATCAGCTGCAGCTTCAGTTGCTGTTCGTGGGGTCCTATTTGGAAATCATCATCCAGTGCCTTCCAG GTGGCATGCTATTCGGCGGCCAAAGCTCTGGCAGGTTGAGCAATTATCATTGTCCAACAAG AAAGAGATGGTAAAACGGAGATATGATACTTGTTGCGGAATGAGTTCATCGGATTTTTCGGTTATAGCCACAGAATACACACCTGTGTTCAAATGGCTTGGGAGTGATACACATGAAAGTCTAGACCAGAGAATTGATATGATGAGTTTGGATGATCAAGAAAGTGTAGTTTCTGAGGATGAAATAGAAGATTGGTAA
- the LOC133812865 gene encoding cell cycle checkpoint protein RAD17 isoform X2, which translates to MGKKRNTVVVLSSDDERDRSTSSSRPPRTRSNSKLSSTVPRANPARSKKPRLSDSSAFLFKDTSNWAEIKGFCEDFDDTPTGFKVSDGSGESNQKELWVDKYKPHSLEELAVHKRKIEEVKLWFEERLGSSKDENNSKVIVITGQAGVGKSATVHAIACHFGARLCEWNTPTPIIWQEHLHNSSTGLRYMSKLDEFEYFVERVRKYGLIPPTDNMESKESVILLIDDLPVTNGKVAFGRLRNSLYLLVRSIQIPTAILVTNYGEADSGDHTTQYLEELQLSLENAGACKVAFNPITHNSTKKILSRICRLEQCKVSVDQIDLIAKASGGDIRHAITSLQFFCVKPSLMRPLSSPNHPTSSREKLNEINIMDEGFSLEFGRDETLSLFHALGKFLHNKRETENVVELVGDEFSVQERLARLPLKLDAPEKILCQAHGQARPIADFLNENVLDFLSDDAIDDAWTVASYLGDVDLLLGTFRGMLARRNEAENVLQSAAASVAVRGVLFGNHHPVPSRSSSLVVHVSMCVHKQTYIYLYIYIMFYRSCRQTFV; encoded by the exons ATGGGGAAGAAGAGGAACACGGTTGTGGTTCTGTCATCGGATGACGAACGTGATCGTTCAACGAGCTCGAGTCGTCCGCCGCGTACCAGGTCCAACTCCAAATTGAGCTCCACGGTTCCTCGTGCAAACCCTGCACGATCGAAGAAGCCTCGTCTTTCGGATTCTAGCGCTTTCCTGTTTAAAGATACTAGTAATTGGGCTGAG ATCAAAGGGTTTTGTGAAGATTTTGATGACACTCCTACTGGGTTCAAGGTATCTGATG GTTCTGGAGAAAGCAACCAGAAAGAGTTATGGGTAGATAAATACAAACCTCATTCCCTTGAAGAGTTAGCTGTTCATAAAAGGAAG ATTGAAGAAGTAAAATTGTGGTTTGAAGAAAGATTAGGTTCTTCAAAG GATGAAAACAATAGTAAGGTTATTGTCATCACTGGACAAGCTGGAGTAGGAAAATCG GCAACTGTTCATGCGATAGCATGTCACTTTGGAGCCAGATTGTGTGAGTGGAACACGCCTACACCAATAATTTGGCAAGAACATCTACATAACTCCAGTACAG GGTTGCGTTACATGTCAAAATTGGATGAGTTTGAATACTTTGTGGAGAGAGTAAGGAAGTATGGATTGATACCTCCAACTGATAATATGGAGTCAAAAGAATCAGTCATTCTCTTAATCGATGATCTTCCTGTCACAAATGGTAAAGTAGCTTTTGGAAGACTTAGAAACAGTCTCTATCTTCTTGTGCGTTCAATTCAGATACCTACTGCCATATTAGTCACCAATTATGGCGAAGCTGATTCAGGAGACCACACAACACAATACCTGGAAGAACTTCAATTATCTCTTGAAAATGCTGGGGCTTGTAAG GTTGCTTTCAATCCTATTACACATAATTCAACCAAGAAGATTCTTTCGAGAATATGCAGACTAGAGCAGTGTAAAGTGTCTGTGGACCAGATTGATCTCATAGCAAAAGCAAGTGGAGGCGACATCAGACATGCAATTACTTCTTTACAGTTTTTCTGTGTGAAACCAAGTCTAATGCGTCCATTATCTTCACCAAACCATCCTACAAGCTCGAGAGAAAAACTTAATGAGATAAATATCATGGATGAGGGATTTTCTCTAGAATTTGGCAGAGATGAGACACTTTCTCTATTTCATGCATTGGGAAAGTTTCTGCATAACAAAAGAGAAACTGAAAATGTCGTGGAATTGG TTGGAGATGAGTTTTCTGTACAAGAGAGATTGGCTAGATTACCACTAAAATTGGATGCTCCAGAAAAGATTCTCTGTCAAGCTCACGGGCAAGCTAGGCCTATTGCCGACtttcttaatgaaaatg TTCTAGATTTCCTGAGCGATGATGCAATTGATGATGCATGGACCGTGGCTTCGTATTTAGGAGATGTTGATTTGCTTCTAGGTACTTTTCGTGGAATGCTTGCCAGACGCAATGAGGCGGAGAATGTTCTGCAATCAGCTGCAGCTTCAGTTGCTGTTCGTGGGGTCCTATTTGGAAATCATCATCCAGTGCCTTCCAG ATCAAGTAGTTTAGTGGTACATGTAAGTATGTGTGTACATAAACAGACgtatatctatttatatatatatataatgttttaTCGTAGCTGTAGGCAAACATTCGTCTAG